One segment of Candidatus Fusobacterium pullicola DNA contains the following:
- a CDS encoding PFL family protein: MITRVEIEETNRMIAESNLDVRTITMGISLLDCADPDVEKFNENIYKKITTYAKNLVKIGDDIARQYGIPVVNKRISVTPIAIAAAGCKTDSYVSIAKTLDRAAKDCGVNFIGGFSALVHKGCTPADKILIDSIPEAMKVTERVCASVNVGTSRNGINMDAVKRMGEIILETAELTKDIDCLGCAKLVVFCNAVEDNPFMAGAFHGVGEADCVINVGVSGPGVVKRALVEAKGADFETLCEVVKKTAFKITRAGQIVAQEAAKRLNVPFGIIDLSLAPTPAVGDSIAEIFQEMGLEHAGAPGTTAALAILNDNVKKGGVMASSYVGGLSGAFIPVSEDHAMIEAAKIGALTLEKLEAMTCVCSVGLDMIAIPGDTSAYTISGIIADESAIGMVNNKTTAVRIIPVIGKGVGEMVEFGGLLGYAPIMAVNKFKCDDFIKRGGRIPAPIHSFKN, from the coding sequence ATGATTACTAGAGTAGAGATTGAAGAAACTAATAGAATGATTGCTGAATCTAACTTAGACGTACGTACTATTACTATGGGAATAAGTCTTTTAGATTGTGCAGATCCAGATGTTGAGAAATTCAATGAAAATATCTATAAAAAGATTACAACTTATGCTAAAAACTTAGTAAAAATTGGAGATGATATAGCTAGACAATATGGAATTCCTGTTGTTAATAAGAGAATATCTGTAACACCTATAGCTATTGCTGCTGCTGGTTGTAAAACAGATTCCTATGTAAGTATTGCTAAAACTTTAGATAGAGCCGCTAAAGATTGTGGTGTAAACTTTATCGGTGGATTTTCAGCTCTTGTTCATAAAGGATGTACTCCTGCTGATAAGATTTTAATAGATTCTATACCTGAAGCTATGAAAGTTACTGAGAGAGTTTGTGCCTCTGTCAATGTAGGTACTTCAAGAAATGGTATAAATATGGATGCTGTCAAAAGAATGGGAGAGATTATTCTTGAAACTGCTGAGCTTACTAAGGATATTGATTGTTTAGGTTGTGCTAAACTTGTAGTATTTTGTAACGCTGTTGAAGATAATCCATTCATGGCTGGAGCTTTTCACGGTGTTGGAGAAGCTGATTGTGTTATAAACGTTGGAGTAAGTGGACCAGGTGTTGTAAAAAGAGCTCTTGTTGAAGCTAAGGGAGCCGACTTTGAAACTCTTTGTGAAGTTGTTAAGAAAACAGCTTTTAAAATAACTAGAGCTGGACAAATAGTTGCCCAAGAAGCTGCTAAGAGATTAAATGTTCCTTTTGGAATAATAGATCTATCTCTAGCTCCTACTCCTGCTGTTGGTGATAGTATAGCTGAAATTTTCCAAGAGATGGGATTAGAACACGCTGGTGCTCCTGGAACTACAGCTGCTCTTGCTATTTTAAATGACAACGTTAAAAAAGGTGGAGTAATGGCTTCATCATATGTAGGAGGACTAAGTGGAGCTTTCATTCCTGTAAGTGAGGACCATGCTATGATAGAAGCTGCTAAGATAGGAGCTCTTACCCTTGAAAAACTTGAAGCAATGACTTGTGTTTGCTCTGTTGGACTAGATATGATAGCTATTCCTGGGGATACTTCTGCTTATACTATATCTGGTATAATTGCTGATGAATCAGCTATCGGAATGGTAAATAATAAAACTACAGCTGTAAGAATCATTCCTGTAATAGGAAAAGGTGTAGGAGAGATGGTTGAGTTT